A genomic stretch from Terriglobus sp. RCC_193 includes:
- the smpB gene encoding SsrA-binding protein SmpB: protein MPHSPAVFQQNPSKKPAQRDPVAMGQRDAAVNRSASHNYFLTDRFECGIALRGTEVKSIREGKAQLKDAYGLINNGEAFLLNAHIGAFSHGNVMNHEETRTRKLLLHKEELRKLTARTKERGFTLIPTRFYFKNGRVKCELALARGKQDWDKRETERNREADREARAAVARSQRR, encoded by the coding sequence ATGCCGCATTCTCCCGCCGTATTTCAGCAAAACCCCTCCAAAAAGCCAGCGCAGCGCGACCCGGTTGCGATGGGCCAGCGGGATGCTGCCGTAAACCGGTCAGCTAGCCATAACTACTTTCTGACGGACCGTTTTGAGTGCGGCATTGCGCTGCGTGGCACCGAAGTAAAGAGCATCCGCGAAGGTAAGGCGCAGTTGAAAGACGCCTATGGGCTGATCAACAACGGCGAGGCGTTTTTGCTGAATGCACACATTGGCGCGTTTTCGCACGGGAACGTTATGAACCACGAAGAGACGCGGACCCGCAAACTGCTGCTGCACAAAGAAGAGTTGCGTAAGCTGACAGCCCGGACGAAGGAAAGGGGATTCACGCTGATCCCAACGCGTTTCTATTTCAAGAACGGTCGCGTGAAGTGCGAACTGGCGCTGGCACGCGGTAAGCAGGACTGGGACAAGCGCGAGACGGAGCGCAACCGCGAGGCCGATCGCGAAGCACGCGCCGCTGTTGCACGCAGTCAGCGTCGATAG